Proteins from a genomic interval of Medicago truncatula cultivar Jemalong A17 chromosome 3, MtrunA17r5.0-ANR, whole genome shotgun sequence:
- the LOC11422300 gene encoding adenylate isopentenyltransferase 5, chloroplastic: MALTTSTLTEKKKVLFILGSTGTGKTKLSINLGTQFPSEIINSDKIQVYKGLDIVTNKVQESERCSIPHHILGIIDDPEYDFTVDDFCKHVLEALDLIIENGHLPIIVGGSNSYLKKLVDDPVIAFHSKYDCCFIWVDVSLPILFPYLDKRVDEMVEAGMVDEIREFFVPGADNTKGIRRAIGVPELDSYFEIEMKKGIDDAEKEKILKEAIRKTKQNTFKLAENQHSKIQNMADKLGSMIKKINSTEVFEVILRGEDYQHLYQDIVIKPSMKIVKRFLEETNPRFKNEKYSNEIGKHTPNGV; encoded by the coding sequence ATGGCTTTGACTACCTCAACCTTAACAGAAAAGAAGAAGGTTTTATTTATCTTGGGTTCAACAGGAACTGGGAAGACTAAACTTTCCATCAACTTAGGAACTCAATTCCCATCCGAGATCATCAATTCAGACAAAATTCAAGTCTACAAAGGCCTTGACATTGTCACCAATAAGGTACAGGAATCTGAACGTTGTTCAATTCCTCATCATATATTAGGCATCATTGATGATCCTGAATATGATTTCACTGTGGATGATTTTTGCAAGCACGTGCTTGAAGCTTTAGATCTTATAATTGAAAATGGACACCTACCTATTATTGTAGGAGGGTCAAATTCttacctaaaaaaattagttgacgACCCAGTCAttgcatttcattcaaaatatgaTTGTTGTTTTATTTGGGTCGACGTGTCTCTGCCTATTCTCTTTCCATATTTGGACAAAAGAGTGGATGAGATGGTTGAAGCAGGGATGGTAGATGAGATAAGAGAATTTTTTGTACCTGGAGCAGACAACACAAAAGGAATTAGAAGGGCTATTGGGGTTCCAGAGCTTGATTCTTACTTTGaaatagaaatgaaaaaagGTATAGATGATGCTGAAAAGGAAAAGATACTAAAGGAAGCGATTAGAAAAACGAAACAAAACACCTTCAAATTGGCTGAAAATCAACACTCGAAGATCCAAAATATGGCCGATAAGCTTGGAtcgatgattaaaaaaattaattctacagAAGTCTTTGAGGTCATTCTAAGGGGGGAAGACTATCAACATTTGTATCAAGATATTGTAATTAAGCCAAGCATGAAGATAGTGAAGAGATTTCTTGAGGAGACAAACCCCagatttaaaaatgaaaaatattcaaatgaaaTTGGGAAACACACACCTAATGGTGTTTGA
- the LOC11418309 gene encoding cytochrome P450 93A3: protein MVDFSDYFALLLIFLASILLLRLIFTIKFHQKSLLPPSPRALPILGHLYLLTKLPHQAFHNISSRYGPLVYLLFGSKPCVLVSSPEMAKQCLKTNETCFLNRPKQSNLEYITYGSSDFALAPYGTYWKFMKKLCMTELLGGRILHQYLPIRAEEITLFLKGMMEKADLRKEVNVGEELTMLSNNIITRMALKRRCSDVEGEGHQLIELVKEMAVLGGKFNLGDMLWFVKKLDLQGFGKRLENLRNRYDVIIERIMKEHEDTKKKNKEEINSNGIETVSDLLDILLDIYADENSEVRLTRENIKAFIMNIFGAGTESSASTIEWALAELINHRDMMEKAREEIDSIVGKKRLVEESDIPNLPYIQSIVKETLRLHPTGPLIVRQSTEDCNIGGYYIPAKTTLFVNLWAIGRDSNYWENPLEFQPLRFINEVGQSPLNLKGQNVELLSFGAGRRSCPGSSLALHIVHTTLATMIQCFDWKVGEDGNGIVEMEEGPGLTLPRAHPLVCIPTARLHLF, encoded by the exons ATGGTTGATTTTAGTGACTATTTTGCACTCCTCCTTATTTTTCTAGCTTCAATCCTCTTGCTAAGATTGATCTTCACCATCAAGTTCCACCAAAAATCACTCCTTCCACCAAGCCCTCGCGCCTTACCCATTCTAGGACACCTTTACCTTCTAACCAAACTCCCTCACCAAGCATTTCACAACATCTCATCACGTTATGGCCCTTTGGTCTACCTTCTGTTTGGTTCCAAACCTTGTGTTCTTGTTTCTTCCCCGGAAATGGCAAAACAATGCCTCAAAACAAACGAAACTTGTTTCTTAAACCGACCAAAACAAAGCAATTTGGAATACATCACATATGGTTCATCAGATTTTGCCTTGGCTCCTTATGGAACTTATTGGAAGTTCATGAAAAAGCTTTGCATGACCGAACTTCTCGGCGGACGCATACTTCATCAATACCTTCCTATTAGAGCTGAAGAAATAACGTTATTCTTAAAGGGCATGATGGAGAAAGCTGACTTGAGAAAAGAGGTTAATGTAGGGGAAGAACTTACTATGCTTTCTAATAACATCATAACAAGGATGGCTTTGAAAAGAAGGTGCAGTGATGTTGAAGGTGAAGGACATCAATTGATTGAGCTTGTGAAAGAAATGGCTGTGTTAGGTGGTAAGTTCAATTTGGGAGATATGTTATGGTTTGTTAAGAAGCTTGATTTGCAAGGGTTTGGTAAAAGGCTAGAGAATCTTAGAAATAGGTATGATGTTATAATAGAGAGGATCATGAAGGAACATGAAGatacaaagaagaaaaacaaggaGGAAATAAATAGTAATGGAATTGAAACAGTGAGTGATTTGCTTGATATTTTACTTGATATCTATGCTGATGAAAACTCAGAGGTTAGATTAACTAGAGAAAATATCAAGGCCTTCATCATg AACATTTTTGGTGCTGGAACTGAGTCATCAGCATCTACAATAGAATGGGCATTGGCTGAACTTATAAACCATAGAGATATGATGGAAAAAGCAAGGGAAGAGATTGATTCAATAGTTGGTAAGAAAAGGTTGGTAGAGGAATCAGATATTCCAAACTTACCATATATTcaatcaatagtaaaagaaaCATTGAGGCTTCACCCAACTGGACCTTTAATTGTGAGACAATCAACTGAAGATTGTAATATTGGTGGATATTACATTCCAGCAAAGACAACTTTGTTTGTTAATTTATGGGCAATTGGTAGAGACTCAAATTATTGGGAAAATCCACTTGAGTTTCAACCACTAAGGTTTATAAATGAAGTGGGACAGAGTCCTTTGAATCTAAAGGGGCAGAATGTTGAATTATTGTCTTTTGGAGCTGGTAGAAGAAGCTGCCCAGGTTCTTCACTAGCTTTGCATATTGTTCATACAACACTGGCTACCATGATTCAGTGTTTTGATTGGAAGGTTGGTGAAGATGGTAATGGAATTGTTGAAATGGAGGAAGGGCCTGGATTGACCCTTCCTAGGGCACATCCGTTGGTATGTATACCTACGGCTAGGCTCCATCTTTTTTAG
- the LOC11417721 gene encoding subtilisin inhibitor CLSI-I, with protein sequence MTEEKQGQGTNPPHEQPNESLLRTYNQRLRRNNPTKTSWPELVGVTVEEAKRKIKEEMSEVKIEVVSPGSCVTFDLRYDRVRLYVDEFNNVFSTPKIG encoded by the exons ATGACAGAAGAAAAACAAGGACAAGGAACTAACCCTCCTCATGAGCAGCCAAACGAATCATTGCTAA GGACTTACAACCAACGTTTAAGGAGAAATAACCCTACTAAAACAAGTTGGCCAGAGCTAGTTGGTGTCACTGTTGAAGAagcaaagagaaaaataaaggaaGAGATGTCTGAGGTTAAAATAGAAGTGGTGTCCCCTGGTTCATGTGTTACCTTTGATTTGAGGTACGATAGAGTTCGAttgtatgttgatgaatttaataATGTCTTCAGTACTCCAAAAATTGGCTAA
- the LOC11418310 gene encoding calmodulin binding protein PICBP, with product MVQRKVSSKLGIQVEHVKSDKRLANMKLSSSSSSHQHQDGKTKVSDIKKKMKKSKSIKLSDLEALQSSPSSVPSSTKAAPASPQKQHPLVRTTPDGSPNYMKPTSSSHAKKELFSVSLRKTQSGSDFNRKYSSDSKALCKKPTKALIRSSSLSLVRTLTKTTSFKASRTSCPRKSTRATCSSTLKDSSFPSYLMLNHGGTELEGTSVMKVCSYTYCSLNGHHHHADLPPLKTFMSSRRRVLKRVKLEALSPRSRRLKATGETEMKDSDVEKSAFDSKPSYDETAMDFFIEIYDNEKKDAESTGEEVIGKIDFLEEVEDHEDIIKSTIENDGIEVGFMKEVEDLKKNEDVEEDQQTSWSHEEMSLEDVHNNTDDSDSGSEDMQCDEEQYYVYDHENYADSSVYTDEENDSKAESLSESSHDVSVTWLDDILSCYYDDIILVDETLKEAKSEEIIYLEDQPHNDMINFVFEGKIGSNETQEIGYSYDDIGCDQSSLANEIFDYLTNAEENVDETSQENEDDNINIEEKDEIQLFDVLEGSIKDIQDQCKGNKRASCIIDEDEDTRGNRKGVIRRKRNDEDDDELRNFNPREPNFLPLVPEKEKEKVDLRHQMMDERKNAEDWMVDCALRQAVNKLAPARKKKVALLVEAFETVIPKCESHLRNRSGFSHGRHIQACS from the coding sequence TAAAGTTTCTGatataaagaagaaaatgaagaaatcaaAGTCAATCAAGCTTTCTGATCTTGAGGCTCTTCAATCTTCACCTTCATCGGTTCCGAGTTCGACAAAAGCAGCACCTGCCTCACCACAAAAACAGCATCCCTTGGTGAGAACAACTCCAGATGGTTCACCAAATTACATGAAGCCAACAAGCAGTTCACATGCAAAGAAGGAACTTTTCTCTGTAAGTCTTAGAAAAACTCAATCTGGTTCTGattttaatagaaaatattCAAGTGATTCAAAAGCTTTATGTAAAAAGCCTACAAAAGCTTTGATAAGATCAAGTAGTTTGAGTTTGGTTAGAACATTGACAAAGACTACTAGCTTTAAGGCTTCTAGAACTTCTTGTCCTAGAAAATCAACAAGAGCTACTTGCTCTTCAACTTTGAAAGATTCAAGCTTTCCGTCATACCTTATGCTTAATCATGGTGGAACTGAGTTAGAAGGAACTTCAGTTATGAAGGTTTGTTCATATACTTATTGTTCTCTTAATGGTCATCATCATCATGCTGATTTGCCTCCTTTGAAGACTTTTATGTCTTCGAGGAGGCGCGTCTTAAAGCGCGTGAAGCTCGAAGCTCTTAGCCCTCGTAGTCGAAGATTGAAGGCTACTGGTGAGACAGAAATGAAGGACTCTGATGTTGAGAAGAGTGCCTTTGATTCAAAACCTTCATATGATGAAACTGCCATGGATTTCTTCATTGAAATCTATGATAATGAGAAAAAGGATGCAGAATCAACAGGTGAAGAAGTAATTGGAAAAATCGATTTTCTCGAAGAGGTTGAGGATCATGAAGATATCATCAAGTCTACAATTGAAAATGATGGCATAGAAGTGGGATTTATGAAAGAGGTTGAAGAtctaaagaaaaatgaagatgtAGAGGAAGATCAACAAACTAGTTGGTCTCATGAAGAAATGAGTTTGGAAGATGTTCACAATAACACGGATGATTCTGATTCAGGATCCGAAGATATGCAGTGTGATGAAGAACAATATTACGTATATGATCATGAAAATTATGCTGATTCTTCTGTTTACACAGATGAAGAAAATGACTCAAAAGCTGAATCCTTATCTGAGAGTTCTCATGATGTATCAGTTACATGGTTAGATGATATCCTTAGCTGCTACTATGATGACATTATTCTTGTTGATGAAACACTCAAAGAAGCCAAATCAGAAGAAATCATATATCTTGAAGATCAACCTCATAATGACATGATCAATTTTGTCTTTGAAGGCAAAATTGGAAGCAACGAGACTCAAGAAATTGGTTACTCCTATGATGACATCGGTTGCGACCAATCTTCACTGGcaaatgaaatatttgattACCTGACAAATGCCGAAGAAAACGTTGACGAGACAAGCCAAGAGAACGAAGATGATAACATCAATATAGAGGagaaggatgaaattcaattatTTGATGTGCTTGAAGGAAGCATCAAAGATATTCAAGATCAATGCAAAGGTAATAAAAGAGCAAGTTGCATAATTGACGAAGACGAAGACACAAGAGGGAATCGGAAAGGTGTGATTAGGAGAAAGAGGAATGATGAAGATGACGATGAATTGAGGAATTTCAATCCAAGAGAGCCGAATTTCCTTCCATTGGTACctgagaaagaaaaggaaaaggttGATTTGAGGCATCAAATGATGGATGAAAGAAAGAATGCAGAGGATTGGATGGTTGATTGTGCACTAAGGCAAGCTGTGAACAAGCTTGCTCCTGCTAGAAAGAAGAAAGTGGCATTGCTAGTTGAAGCCTTTGAAACTGTAATACCAAAATGTGAGTCACATTTGAGAAACAGATCAGGGTTTTCTCATGGAAGACACATTCAAGCTTGTAGCTGA